A genomic window from Glaciihabitans sp. INWT7 includes:
- a CDS encoding J domain-containing protein, giving the protein MTSAEAAQLLGVSAEALPPEIERAFKQRARMSHPDRFTGASPSESRAAAAEFIRVTEARNLLLRLAAERVGAGSASAPRITESLVYTSVPAPRYVPRRSGATIIWTFLLVVASVFCFIGGTLPLSPWNLLLLVPLDFCAIAYARTSRQAALVGTLVFGAINAAVAVTIASFGSLVALEILLAPVIALVVIGRSRRGRLPDGAAQRGRRGA; this is encoded by the coding sequence GTGACCTCGGCCGAAGCCGCCCAGCTGCTCGGCGTGAGCGCGGAGGCGCTGCCGCCGGAGATCGAGCGGGCATTCAAGCAACGGGCGCGGATGTCGCACCCCGACCGATTCACGGGTGCTTCTCCCTCCGAATCGCGCGCGGCCGCCGCCGAGTTCATCCGGGTCACGGAGGCGCGCAACCTGCTGCTGCGCTTGGCGGCGGAACGGGTGGGCGCCGGATCCGCGTCGGCTCCCCGCATCACCGAATCGCTCGTCTACACCTCGGTTCCCGCTCCGCGGTATGTGCCGCGTCGCAGCGGCGCGACGATCATCTGGACGTTCCTTTTGGTCGTGGCCAGCGTGTTCTGTTTCATCGGCGGCACCCTGCCGCTCTCGCCGTGGAACCTGCTCCTGCTCGTGCCCCTCGACTTCTGCGCCATCGCCTACGCCCGCACGAGCAGGCAGGCCGCACTCGTCGGCACCCTCGTCTTCGGTGCGATCAACGCCGCGGTCGCGGTCACGATCGCCTCGTTCGGGTCGCTCGTCGCGCTCGAGATCCTGCTCGCTCCGGTGATCGCGCTGGTAGTGATCGGCCGCAGTCGGCGCGGCAGGCTGCCCGACGGCGCCGCTCAGCGAGGGCGACGCGGGGCGTAG
- a CDS encoding MFS transporter — translation MSTSEPDFSFRSIALPAIVPTLLFSVGEGAIIPIIPQVADNLGASLAVAGVIASMILLGELFGDIPSGWIVSRIGERTAMIYAALLSIVGLVTALAAPNPWILGLGIFAIGLSTAVFALARHAFMTSFVPRPFRARALSTLGGTFRLGYFIGPFVAAAVIHLSGSTQSVFWVHIVCCVAAAASLLLLRDPVESITERGTTTSERTGTAFVAAESTGLFRTIWASRAVLSRLGTGAALVGAMRASRQVILPLWAVSIGIPDAQTALIIGAAGALDFGLFYASGQIMDRFGRLWSALPSMIGLGVGHLALAVTHDLASAVPWFIAAAFFMSIANGLGSGILMTLGADLADQKNPAPFLGAWRFTGDAGSAVSPLALSALTAAVSIAFASGVLGIVGLIGAGVLLRYVPRYAPRRPR, via the coding sequence ATGAGCACCAGCGAGCCGGACTTCAGTTTCCGCTCGATCGCGTTGCCGGCCATCGTGCCGACGCTGCTCTTCTCGGTGGGCGAGGGTGCGATCATCCCGATCATCCCGCAGGTGGCCGATAACCTCGGGGCGTCCCTCGCGGTCGCCGGGGTCATCGCCTCGATGATCCTGCTCGGCGAACTCTTCGGTGACATCCCGAGCGGGTGGATCGTCAGCCGCATCGGCGAACGCACCGCCATGATCTACGCGGCCCTTCTCTCGATCGTCGGGCTGGTGACCGCCCTCGCGGCACCCAACCCGTGGATCCTCGGGCTCGGCATCTTCGCCATCGGACTCTCGACCGCCGTCTTCGCACTGGCCCGTCACGCGTTCATGACCAGCTTCGTGCCGCGCCCCTTTCGCGCCAGGGCGCTGTCGACTCTCGGCGGAACCTTCCGTCTCGGCTATTTCATCGGCCCCTTCGTGGCGGCGGCGGTGATCCATCTCTCCGGCTCGACGCAGTCCGTCTTCTGGGTGCACATCGTGTGTTGCGTCGCGGCGGCAGCCTCACTGCTACTGCTGCGGGATCCGGTCGAGTCGATCACCGAACGAGGAACGACCACATCCGAGCGGACGGGGACGGCGTTCGTCGCCGCGGAATCGACGGGGCTGTTCCGCACGATCTGGGCTTCCCGCGCCGTGCTGTCGCGGCTCGGAACCGGAGCGGCGCTTGTCGGGGCGATGCGGGCGAGCCGCCAGGTGATCCTGCCTCTCTGGGCGGTGAGCATCGGGATCCCGGATGCCCAGACGGCCCTGATCATCGGCGCGGCCGGGGCCCTCGACTTCGGGCTCTTCTATGCGAGCGGTCAGATCATGGACCGCTTCGGTCGACTGTGGAGCGCCCTTCCCTCGATGATCGGACTCGGCGTGGGGCACCTCGCGCTCGCCGTCACACATGACCTCGCCAGTGCCGTGCCGTGGTTCATCGCCGCCGCCTTCTTCATGTCGATCGCGAATGGGCTCGGAAGCGGCATCCTCATGACCCTGGGGGCGGACCTCGCCGACCAGAAAAATCCGGCACCGTTCCTCGGAGCGTGGCGATTCACCGGAGATGCCGGAAGCGCGGTCTCGCCCCTCGCGCTCTCGGCGCTCACCGCCGCGGTCTCGATCGCCTTCGCCAGCGGTGTCCTGGGGATCGTCGGCCTCATCGGGGCGGGCGTGCTGCTGCGTTACGTGCCGCGCTACGCCCCGCGTCGCCCTCGCTGA